A portion of the Flavobacterium limnophilum genome contains these proteins:
- the bcp gene encoding thioredoxin-dependent thiol peroxidase, which translates to MTTLKKGDQAPAFFGVDQDGKPHQLEDYKGKKLVVFFYPKASTPGCTAEACDLRDNFERFQANNYALLGVSADAAKAQAKFKEKYDFPFPLLADEDKSVIEAFGVWGPKKFMGREYDGIHRTTFVIDENGIIEDVISDVKTKAHAAQILK; encoded by the coding sequence ATGACAACACTAAAAAAAGGAGATCAAGCCCCAGCGTTTTTTGGAGTAGATCAAGACGGAAAACCACATCAACTTGAAGATTATAAAGGGAAAAAATTAGTCGTTTTTTTCTACCCAAAAGCAAGTACTCCTGGTTGTACCGCCGAAGCCTGTGACTTGAGAGACAATTTTGAACGTTTTCAAGCCAATAATTATGCGCTTTTGGGAGTCAGTGCCGATGCCGCCAAAGCCCAAGCCAAGTTCAAGGAAAAATATGATTTCCCGTTTCCGTTATTGGCAGACGAAGACAAATCGGTAATAGAAGCCTTTGGAGTTTGGGGTCCCAAAAAGTTTATGGGAAGAGAATATGACGGTATCCACAGAACCACGTTTGTCATTGACGAAAATGGAATTATTGAGGATGTTATATCGGATGTAAAAACCAAAGCTCACGCTGCGCAGATTTTGAAGTAA
- a CDS encoding endonuclease III domain-containing protein, with product MTKQERVTFVINTLKELYPEIPIPLNHKDPYTLLIAVLLSAQCTDVRVNQITPLLFAKADNPYDMVKMSIEEIKEIIRPCGLSPMKAKGIHGLSHILIDKHGGEVPQSFEYLEELPAVGHKTASVVMSQAFGVPAFPVDTHIHRLMYRWNLSNGKNVVQTEKDAKRIFPEETWNDLHLQMIWYGREYSPARGWDLEKDIITKTVGKKSVLEEYYKKTSR from the coding sequence ATGACCAAACAAGAACGTGTAACGTTTGTTATAAATACGTTAAAAGAATTGTATCCCGAGATTCCAATTCCCTTGAATCACAAAGATCCATATACATTATTGATAGCGGTTTTACTCTCGGCTCAATGCACGGATGTTCGCGTCAACCAGATTACACCACTGCTTTTTGCCAAAGCCGACAATCCGTATGATATGGTAAAAATGTCAATTGAGGAAATCAAGGAAATCATTCGTCCTTGTGGTTTGTCGCCAATGAAAGCGAAAGGAATTCACGGTTTGTCGCATATTTTGATTGATAAACACGGTGGCGAAGTGCCGCAAAGTTTTGAATATTTGGAAGAATTGCCAGCCGTGGGACATAAGACGGCTAGTGTCGTAATGTCACAAGCCTTTGGTGTTCCCGCTTTTCCGGTGGATACCCACATTCACCGATTAATGTATCGATGGAATTTATCCAATGGAAAAAATGTCGTGCAGACCGAAAAAGATGCAAAAAGGATTTTCCCTGAGGAAACCTGGAATGATTTGCATCTTCAAATGATTTGGTACGGTCGAGAATATTCGCCGGCAAGAGGTTGGGATTTAGAGAAAGATATTATCACCAAAACGGTTGGCAAAAAATCAGTTTTAGAAGAATACTACAAAAAAACGTCCCGATAA
- a CDS encoding RNA polymerase sigma factor, translating to MADIQLPDALLVKKYVDGNEDALTVLINRHQSKIFGFIYSKISDRDISNDIFQDTFIKVIRTLKSQSYNEEGKFLPWVMRIAHNLIIDHFRKNKKMPMFRETEEFSIFSIMTDDSLTIENKIIRDQVEMDLKKLIEELPADQKEVLVMRMYQDMSFKEISEITGVSINTALGRMRYALMNMRKVIDKHQIILTN from the coding sequence ATGGCTGATATTCAACTTCCAGACGCTTTATTGGTAAAGAAATACGTTGATGGCAATGAAGATGCTTTGACTGTATTAATCAATAGACATCAATCGAAAATTTTCGGTTTTATATATTCCAAAATCTCTGACAGGGATATTTCGAATGATATATTTCAAGACACATTCATTAAAGTCATTAGAACTTTAAAATCGCAATCTTACAATGAAGAAGGCAAATTCTTGCCCTGGGTGATGCGAATTGCGCACAATTTGATCATCGACCATTTTCGAAAAAACAAAAAAATGCCAATGTTCAGGGAAACGGAGGAATTCTCCATTTTTTCGATTATGACCGACGATTCCCTTACGATAGAAAACAAAATTATTCGAGACCAAGTGGAAATGGATTTGAAAAAATTAATCGAGGAACTTCCAGCAGACCAAAAAGAAGTTTTGGTTATGCGAATGTATCAAGACATGAGCTTCAAGGAAATCTCCGAAATTACGGGGGTTAGTATCAATACTGCCTTAGGTAGAATGCGTTACGCTTTGATGAATATGAGAAAAGTGATTGACAAACATCAAATTATTTTAACGAATTGA
- the uvrA gene encoding excinuclease ABC subunit UvrA, translating to MQIDLSTLDPKKNIIIKGAQVHNLKNVDVAIPRNKLVVITGLSGSGKSSLAFDTLYAEGQRRYVESLSSYARQFLGRLDKPKVEYIKGIAPAIAIEQKVNTTNARSTVGTSTEIYDYIKLLFARVGRTFSPISGQEVKKNTVSDVIADVKKIGIDSKWLLLAPIHLENGRALEDKLKALLNQGFSRILVDNETFRLDEIDGHTLDNKDILLIIDRIVVKDEEEFYNRLADAVQTAFYEGKGICHLQELNTHKRFSYSNNFELDGISFLEPNVHLFSFNNPYGACPVCEGYGNIIGIDEELVIPNTSLSIFENAIYPWRGESMGWFRDELVNNAYKFDFPIHKPFFELSDAQKDLVWTGNSYFQGLNAFFKELEDKNYKIQNRVMLSRYRGKTKCHACKGKRLRIEASYVKINSKTVSDLVDLPIKHLVTFFENIDLDVYEKQIAKRLLLEINNRLSFLTEVGLDYLTLNRNSATLSGGESQRINLATSLGSSLVGSMYILDEPSIGLHPKDTERLIKVLQSLRDLGNTVIVVEHDEDIMKAADMIIDIGPEAGTFGGELVAQGTFDEILKSTSLTAKYLNGELEIKTPRIRRKWSNYIEILGARENNLLNIDVKFPLECLTVITGVSGSGKSTLVKKILFPAMQKKLDGVGDKAGQFTEMRGYYHKIQHIEYVDQNPIGRSSRSNPVTYIKAYDDIRELFAKEKLSKIRGYQAKHFSFNVDGGRCETCKGEGTINVEMVFMADVQLHCETCNGKRFKKEVLEVNFDGKNIHDILTMTVDDSIAFFTANKQTKIIQKLQPLQDVGLGYVQLGQSSSTLSGGEAQRIKLASFLVKGATKEKALFVFDEPTTGLHFHDIKKLLASFDALIDKGHSILVIEHNLDLIKCADWIIDLGPEGGENGGQLLAEGTPEEIIKIKKSVTAKYLKEKLQK from the coding sequence ATGCAAATTGACCTTTCAACACTAGATCCAAAAAAGAATATAATCATCAAAGGAGCCCAAGTTCACAACCTCAAAAATGTGGATGTTGCGATTCCAAGAAACAAATTAGTGGTGATTACCGGACTTTCGGGTTCGGGAAAATCAAGTTTGGCTTTCGACACTTTGTATGCCGAAGGACAACGCCGTTATGTGGAAAGTTTATCTTCTTATGCGCGTCAATTTTTGGGAAGATTGGACAAACCAAAAGTGGAATACATCAAAGGAATTGCTCCAGCCATTGCCATCGAGCAAAAGGTAAATACCACCAATGCACGTTCCACCGTAGGAACTTCAACCGAGATTTACGATTACATCAAATTATTGTTTGCCAGAGTTGGCAGAACTTTTTCGCCCATTTCGGGTCAAGAAGTCAAAAAAAATACGGTTTCAGATGTTATTGCCGACGTTAAAAAAATTGGAATCGACAGCAAATGGTTGCTCCTCGCGCCTATTCATTTGGAAAACGGAAGAGCATTGGAAGATAAATTGAAAGCCTTGCTCAATCAAGGATTTTCAAGAATATTGGTTGATAATGAGACATTTCGTCTCGATGAAATCGATGGTCATACCTTAGACAATAAAGACATTTTACTTATCATTGATAGAATTGTTGTCAAAGACGAAGAAGAATTCTATAATCGCCTTGCCGATGCCGTACAAACGGCCTTTTATGAAGGAAAAGGAATTTGTCATTTGCAGGAATTAAACACGCACAAACGTTTTTCGTACAGCAATAATTTCGAATTGGACGGCATCAGTTTCTTGGAGCCAAACGTTCATTTGTTCAGTTTCAATAATCCGTATGGTGCTTGTCCGGTTTGCGAAGGTTATGGAAACATCATCGGGATTGACGAAGAATTGGTTATCCCGAATACTTCATTATCCATTTTTGAAAATGCCATTTATCCTTGGCGTGGCGAAAGTATGGGCTGGTTTCGAGACGAATTGGTAAACAACGCCTACAAATTTGATTTCCCCATTCACAAACCGTTCTTTGAACTTTCAGATGCGCAGAAAGATTTGGTTTGGACAGGAAACAGCTATTTTCAAGGTTTGAATGCCTTCTTCAAGGAATTGGAAGACAAAAATTATAAAATCCAGAATCGGGTAATGCTTTCGCGTTATCGTGGCAAAACCAAATGTCACGCCTGTAAAGGAAAACGACTGCGAATAGAAGCTTCTTACGTAAAAATCAATTCCAAAACCGTTTCTGATTTGGTCGATTTGCCAATTAAACATTTGGTTACTTTTTTCGAAAATATCGATTTGGATGTCTATGAAAAGCAAATTGCCAAACGATTGTTATTGGAAATCAACAACCGTTTATCCTTTTTGACAGAAGTTGGTTTGGATTATTTAACCTTAAACAGAAACTCGGCAACCCTTTCTGGTGGTGAATCACAACGTATCAATTTGGCGACTTCGTTGGGAAGTAGTTTGGTGGGTTCAATGTATATTCTGGACGAACCGAGCATTGGTTTGCATCCAAAAGACACCGAACGTTTAATCAAAGTGTTGCAATCTTTACGTGATTTAGGAAACACCGTTATTGTGGTCGAACACGATGAAGACATCATGAAAGCCGCCGACATGATTATAGATATTGGTCCGGAAGCAGGCACTTTTGGTGGCGAATTAGTTGCCCAAGGCACATTCGATGAAATCCTGAAATCGACTTCCTTGACGGCAAAATACCTCAACGGAGAACTGGAAATCAAGACACCTCGCATTCGCAGAAAATGGAGCAATTACATTGAAATTCTGGGAGCAAGAGAAAATAATTTACTAAATATAGACGTCAAATTTCCTTTGGAATGTTTGACCGTAATTACAGGTGTTTCCGGAAGTGGAAAAAGTACTTTGGTCAAAAAAATCTTGTTTCCAGCGATGCAGAAAAAACTGGATGGCGTTGGCGATAAAGCGGGACAATTTACCGAAATGCGTGGCTATTACCACAAAATCCAGCATATCGAATACGTGGATCAAAACCCAATTGGAAGAAGTTCGCGTTCGAATCCCGTGACGTATATCAAGGCGTATGATGATATTCGGGAATTGTTTGCCAAAGAAAAACTATCGAAAATTCGCGGTTATCAAGCCAAACATTTTTCGTTTAACGTAGATGGTGGAAGATGCGAAACCTGCAAAGGTGAAGGAACCATAAACGTCGAAATGGTTTTTATGGCTGACGTGCAATTGCATTGCGAAACCTGCAACGGCAAACGATTCAAGAAAGAAGTCCTTGAAGTCAATTTTGATGGAAAGAACATTCACGATATTTTGACAATGACCGTTGATGATTCGATTGCCTTTTTCACTGCCAATAAACAAACCAAAATTATCCAAAAATTGCAACCGCTACAAGACGTTGGTTTGGGTTATGTGCAATTGGGACAATCCTCTTCAACCCTTTCCGGTGGCGAGGCGCAACGTATCAAACTGGCTTCGTTCTTGGTTAAAGGTGCCACGAAAGAAAAAGCACTTTTCGTTTTTGACGAACCTACAACCGGATTGCATTTTCACGACATCAAGAAACTCTTGGCTTCGTTTGATGCCTTGATTGATAAAGGACATTCTATATTGGTGATTGAACACAATCTCGATTTGATAAAATGTGCTGACTGGATTATTGATTTAGGTCCCGAAGGTGGCGAAAATGGTGGACAATTACTCGCCGAGGGGACTCCAGAAGAAATCATAAAAATAAAAAAATCGGTTACAGCGAAGTATTTGAAGGAAAAATTACAAAAGTAG
- a CDS encoding ankyrin repeat domain-containing protein: MKKSIVYLGMALLAFTNVSLASNSNSLAAAKIVTTTYDGVTPLGTAVLKGDVEAVKKFIEYGANVNEKSNGLSPLMLAARYNKVEIIKILLSNGALLNAKDEKGFTALKHAELSNAINAVQILKQA, from the coding sequence ATGAAAAAATCAATCGTTTATCTAGGTATGGCTTTATTAGCTTTTACAAATGTTTCTTTGGCTTCCAATTCGAATTCTTTGGCGGCGGCCAAAATTGTAACCACAACTTATGATGGTGTAACGCCTCTTGGCACTGCGGTATTAAAAGGGGATGTTGAAGCTGTAAAAAAGTTTATAGAATATGGAGCGAACGTGAATGAAAAATCGAACGGTTTGAGTCCATTAATGTTAGCTGCCCGTTACAACAAGGTAGAAATTATAAAAATTTTATTGTCAAACGGAGCTCTTCTTAATGCAAAAGACGAGAAAGGATTTACGGCTTTGAAACATGCAGAATTATCCAATGCCATTAACGCTGTTCAAATTTTAAAACAAGCCTAA
- a CDS encoding DUF1801 domain-containing protein produces MQSSAKTVNDYLEELPEERKPAFLKLRNSILNHLPKGFEEEISYGMLGYVVPHSIYPTGYHCNPKLPLPFINIGSQKNFFALHHLGIYANPELLDWFTNQYPKHSSQKLDMGKGCIRFKKWDQIPFDFIAELAGKMSVEDWIECYETQIKSRKSK; encoded by the coding sequence ATGCAATCATCAGCCAAAACCGTAAATGACTATCTGGAGGAACTTCCAGAGGAGAGAAAACCTGCTTTCTTGAAGCTTCGAAACAGTATTTTGAATCACCTCCCAAAGGGATTTGAAGAAGAAATAAGTTATGGAATGTTGGGTTATGTGGTCCCACATTCTATTTATCCAACCGGCTATCATTGCAATCCCAAACTACCGTTACCTTTCATAAATATTGGTTCGCAAAAGAATTTTTTCGCCCTACATCATTTGGGAATTTATGCAAATCCAGAACTATTGGATTGGTTTACGAATCAATATCCAAAACATAGCTCCCAAAAATTGGATATGGGAAAAGGATGCATCCGATTCAAGAAATGGGATCAAATTCCTTTTGATTTTATTGCAGAACTTGCAGGGAAAATGTCGGTGGAAGACTGGATTGAATGCTATGAAACGCAAATAAAAAGCCGCAAATCCAAATAG
- a CDS encoding phosphoribosylaminoimidazolesuccinocarboxamide synthase — MSNTITTTNFNFPNQKSVYRGKVREVYNINDELLVMVATDRLSAFDVVLPKGIPYKGQILNQIATKFMELTQDIVPNWLIATPDPNVAVGHLCEPFKVEMVIRGYVSGHAAREYAAGRRQICGVTMAEGLKENDKFPEPIITPTTKADNGSHDEDISREDILSKGIVTEEDYLVLEKYTRALFQRGTEIAASRGLILVDTKYEFGKTKDGVIVLIDEIHTPDSSRYFYSEGYQERQDRGEEQKQLSKEFVRRWLIENGFQGQEGQQIPDMSDEYIETVSERYIELYENILGEKFVKADISNINERIEKNVLAYLANK, encoded by the coding sequence ATGAGCAATACAATTACCACCACCAATTTTAATTTTCCAAACCAGAAATCTGTTTACAGAGGAAAAGTTAGAGAAGTTTACAATATCAACGATGAACTTTTGGTTATGGTTGCCACCGATAGGCTTTCGGCTTTTGACGTGGTTTTGCCAAAGGGAATTCCATACAAAGGACAAATCCTGAACCAAATTGCCACCAAATTTATGGAACTTACCCAAGATATTGTTCCCAATTGGTTGATTGCAACACCAGATCCAAACGTGGCCGTTGGTCATTTATGTGAACCTTTCAAGGTAGAGATGGTGATTCGTGGATATGTTTCTGGTCACGCCGCTCGCGAATATGCTGCTGGAAGAAGACAAATTTGTGGAGTGACAATGGCCGAAGGATTGAAAGAAAACGACAAATTCCCGGAACCAATAATTACGCCAACAACCAAAGCCGACAATGGTTCACACGACGAAGACATTTCGCGTGAAGATATTTTGTCGAAAGGAATTGTTACCGAAGAAGATTATTTGGTGTTGGAAAAATATACCAGAGCCTTGTTTCAAAGAGGAACCGAAATTGCCGCCAGTCGTGGATTGATTTTGGTGGATACCAAATATGAATTTGGAAAAACCAAAGACGGTGTAATTGTTCTTATTGATGAAATTCACACACCGGATTCTTCTCGTTATTTCTATTCTGAAGGCTATCAAGAACGTCAAGACAGGGGAGAAGAGCAAAAACAATTATCGAAAGAATTCGTTCGTCGTTGGTTGATTGAAAATGGTTTTCAAGGACAAGAAGGTCAACAAATTCCTGATATGTCCGACGAATATATCGAAACGGTTTCAGAAAGATACATCGAATTGTACGAAAATATTTTGGGAGAAAAATTCGTCAAAGCCGATATTTCAAATATCAACGAGCGTATCGAAAAAAATGTTTTGGCTTATTTGGCAAACAAATAA
- a CDS encoding Cof-type HAD-IIB family hydrolase, with the protein MNANPANIKVLISDLDGTLLNSEHQISDYTKTVFQQLHSENYLIIVATGRHHLDALPIVESLGCPVYLVTSNGARIHSPKKELLYSFDIKSEAIKSVLDLDIPSDFTTVLFKEKVWQTNKENKKLNSFQTVMNYPFEIVDFKLVTDFSAIKLFFTHNDHYKLVDLKDKIMENHSDEFHYAFSLPFCLEFMDKSVDKSVAISKILEMENYTFQESISFGDGFNDEKMLLSTQKGLIMSNAVESLKNKLPHLEVISSNDNDGVAKYLEETLLA; encoded by the coding sequence ATGAATGCAAATCCTGCGAATATAAAAGTTCTAATAAGCGATTTAGACGGCACTTTACTCAATTCAGAACATCAAATATCAGATTACACCAAAACTGTTTTTCAACAACTTCATAGCGAAAACTACCTTATAATTGTTGCCACAGGTCGTCATCATCTCGATGCTTTGCCTATTGTAGAAAGCTTGGGTTGTCCTGTTTATTTGGTTACCTCCAATGGGGCAAGAATTCATTCGCCCAAAAAAGAGCTACTGTATTCTTTCGACATAAAAAGTGAGGCCATAAAATCGGTTTTGGATTTGGATATTCCTTCCGATTTTACGACCGTGTTGTTTAAAGAAAAAGTTTGGCAAACCAACAAGGAAAATAAAAAGTTGAACAGTTTTCAAACCGTGATGAATTATCCGTTTGAAATTGTAGATTTTAAATTGGTTACCGATTTCAGTGCCATAAAATTGTTTTTCACGCACAATGACCATTATAAATTGGTCGATTTGAAAGACAAAATTATGGAAAACCATTCTGATGAATTTCATTATGCGTTTAGTCTTCCGTTTTGTTTGGAATTTATGGACAAATCCGTGGACAAAAGTGTGGCTATTTCTAAAATTTTGGAAATGGAGAATTATACTTTCCAGGAATCCATATCTTTTGGAGATGGTTTCAATGACGAAAAAATGCTATTGTCAACCCAAAAAGGCTTGATAATGAGCAATGCTGTTGAAAGTTTAAAAAACAAACTTCCGCATTTAGAAGTGATTTCGTCTAATGATAATGATGGAGTGGCAAAATATCTTGAAGAAACGCTTTTGGCTTAA
- a CDS encoding PhoH family protein, translating into MNERIIELIDIAPKDFWGAQDSHLETIKKYYPKLKIVARGTTLKAFGEKEVLDEFENRFNRLMLHFTRYNNIDDNVIERVIQGGIQEDRKAFDNDKILVHGVGGKIIKAMTPNQQLLVDTMNKNDMVFAVGPAGTGKTYTGVAMAVKALKEKQVKRIILTRPAVEAGENLGFLPGDMKEKLDPYMQPLYDALRDMLPNEKLEDYILKGVIQIAPLAFMRGRTLDNAFVILDEAQNTTHSQMKMFLTRMGKNAKFMITGDPGQVDLPRRTISGLKEAILVLKDVDGIGIIYLDDKDIVRHRLVKKVIDAYKMIENHD; encoded by the coding sequence TTGAACGAAAGAATCATCGAGCTCATAGACATCGCTCCAAAAGATTTTTGGGGCGCTCAAGACTCTCATCTTGAAACCATTAAAAAATACTATCCCAAATTGAAGATTGTTGCTCGAGGAACAACCCTTAAAGCATTTGGCGAGAAAGAAGTCTTGGATGAGTTTGAAAACCGCTTCAACCGCTTGATGCTTCATTTTACACGTTACAACAACATTGACGACAACGTGATCGAAAGGGTTATTCAAGGCGGCATCCAAGAGGACAGAAAGGCTTTTGACAACGACAAAATTTTGGTTCACGGCGTGGGCGGAAAAATCATCAAGGCGATGACGCCAAACCAACAATTGTTGGTGGACACGATGAACAAAAACGACATGGTTTTTGCCGTAGGTCCAGCAGGAACAGGGAAAACCTACACCGGTGTTGCCATGGCAGTAAAAGCACTGAAAGAAAAACAAGTCAAACGAATCATTTTAACTCGTCCAGCAGTTGAAGCAGGGGAAAATCTTGGTTTTCTTCCAGGTGACATGAAGGAAAAACTGGATCCTTACATGCAGCCTTTGTACGATGCCTTGCGCGACATGTTGCCCAACGAAAAGCTGGAAGATTATATCTTGAAGGGCGTTATCCAGATTGCACCTTTGGCATTCATGAGGGGACGAACATTGGACAATGCTTTCGTGATTCTGGACGAAGCCCAAAACACCACCCATTCCCAGATGAAAATGTTCCTGACCCGTATGGGAAAAAATGCCAAATTCATGATTACCGGCGATCCGGGTCAAGTCGATTTGCCACGCAGAACCATTTCTGGATTGAAAGAAGCCATATTGGTCTTGAAAGACGTCGACGGAATTGGAATTATCTACCTTGACGACAAAGATATTGTACGTCACCGCTTGGTCAAAAAAGTGATTGATGCCTACAAGATGATTGAAAATCACGATTAA
- a CDS encoding SAM hydrolase/SAM-dependent halogenase family protein: MSIITLTTDYGLKDHFVGALKGKILSEYSEATIIDISHYIDPFNTAEASYVIGAAYSSFPKGTVHLIGVDLELNKENQHIAMQWNNHYFIAADNGILSMLTQKIVPQKIVTINIHDRLPSDATDLDVFVKVACHIAKGGLLNVIGKEIKSIKQVTDLQAVPASDGNSIKGYVIYIDHFGNAVTNISKKQFLEVAKGRPYEIDLRSNKTKNIKTILPNYSAIASSEKYPIKYYEGEKLAIFNEAGFLEIAIFRSNPSKVGSANSLLGLNYRDVVNIVFG, encoded by the coding sequence ATGTCAATAATTACCCTTACCACCGATTACGGCTTGAAAGACCACTTTGTTGGCGCTTTGAAAGGGAAAATTTTATCCGAGTATTCCGAGGCCACCATTATTGATATTTCGCATTATATTGATCCATTTAACACAGCTGAAGCCAGTTACGTTATCGGGGCTGCTTATTCCAGTTTTCCAAAAGGTACCGTGCATCTCATTGGCGTGGATTTGGAATTAAATAAAGAAAACCAACATATTGCCATGCAGTGGAACAATCATTATTTTATTGCCGCCGACAATGGCATTTTGAGTATGCTGACGCAAAAAATTGTTCCCCAAAAAATAGTCACCATCAACATACACGATCGTTTGCCCAGCGATGCCACCGATTTGGATGTTTTTGTGAAAGTGGCCTGTCACATTGCCAAAGGCGGTTTGCTGAACGTAATTGGCAAGGAAATAAAATCCATCAAGCAAGTCACCGATTTGCAGGCTGTTCCCGCCAGTGACGGAAACTCCATAAAAGGATACGTGATTTACATTGACCATTTTGGGAATGCGGTGACCAATATTTCCAAAAAACAATTCTTGGAAGTTGCCAAAGGCAGACCTTATGAAATTGATTTAAGAAGTAACAAAACCAAAAACATCAAAACCATTCTGCCCAATTATTCAGCGATTGCTAGTTCTGAAAAATACCCGATCAAATATTATGAAGGTGAAAAATTGGCGATTTTCAACGAGGCCGGTTTTCTGGAAATAGCCATTTTCAGAAGCAATCCATCCAAAGTGGGTTCTGCAAACAGCTTGTTGGGATTGAATTATAGGGATGTGGTAAATATCGTGTTTGGTTAA
- a CDS encoding putative quinol monooxygenase, giving the protein MFTRIVKMSFHEANIPAFLENFEIIKEKIRNAPGNRLLELYQDKTNKCIFFTYSYWETEEDLENYRKSELFNEVWAFTKKLFNDKPEAWSVDKLVSLV; this is encoded by the coding sequence ATGTTCACACGAATAGTAAAAATGTCCTTTCACGAAGCAAACATTCCCGCATTTTTGGAAAACTTTGAAATTATAAAAGAAAAAATAAGAAACGCGCCGGGAAACCGTTTATTGGAACTGTATCAAGACAAAACCAACAAATGTATTTTCTTTACCTACAGTTATTGGGAAACCGAAGAAGACTTGGAAAATTACAGAAAATCGGAACTTTTCAATGAGGTTTGGGCATTTACAAAAAAGTTATTCAACGACAAACCTGAAGCTTGGAGCGTAGATAAATTAGTTTCTTTAGTTTAA
- the gldF gene encoding gliding motility-associated ABC transporter permease subunit GldF, translating to MKSIVVREIKSFFGSPIGYLVIAVFLIGNGLFLWVFEGEYNILNSGFADLSPFFTLAPWILIFLIPAVTMRSFSDEKKQGTLELLLTKPLSIWQIVNGKFLGSMLLIVMAIIPTFIYVWVISDLGSPEGNIDMGSTMGSYFGLLFLIAAYSAIGIFSSTLSENQIVAFIVSVFLCFFFYFGFESLTTIVPSFQGLISSIGMQEHFRSMSRGVIDTRDVVYFASITVLFLSFTVYNLKSIKS from the coding sequence ATGAAATCAATAGTAGTAAGAGAAATAAAATCCTTTTTTGGTTCGCCAATTGGTTATTTGGTGATTGCCGTTTTCTTGATTGGGAATGGCTTGTTCCTTTGGGTTTTTGAAGGAGAATATAATATTTTGAATAGCGGTTTTGCCGATTTGAGTCCGTTTTTTACTTTGGCGCCCTGGATCCTGATTTTCTTGATTCCGGCGGTGACGATGCGCAGTTTTTCGGACGAGAAAAAGCAGGGAACATTGGAATTGTTGTTGACAAAACCCTTGAGTATTTGGCAAATCGTGAACGGAAAATTCCTGGGTTCGATGTTGTTGATCGTTATGGCGATTATTCCAACTTTTATTTATGTTTGGGTAATTTCTGATTTAGGTTCACCGGAAGGCAACATCGATATGGGTAGCACGATGGGTTCTTATTTTGGGTTATTGTTCCTGATTGCAGCCTATTCCGCGATTGGAATTTTCTCTTCCACCCTATCCGAAAATCAAATTGTGGCTTTCATCGTGTCCGTGTTTTTGTGTTTCTTTTTCTACTTTGGATTCGAAAGTTTGACAACGATTGTTCCTAGTTTTCAAGGTTTAATTTCGAGTATTGGAATGCAGGAGCATTTCAGGAGTATGAGTCGTGGCGTGATTGACACTCGTGATGTTGTTTATTTTGCGAGCATCACGGTCTTGTTCCTTTCATTTACAGTTTATAATTTAAAATCCATTAAATCGTAA